Within the Telopea speciosissima isolate NSW1024214 ecotype Mountain lineage chromosome 4, Tspe_v1, whole genome shotgun sequence genome, the region GGTGAGCTGATGAATTAATATAAATTATTCTTAGATTCTCCCAAGAAATCTTGGATGTTATAGATGACGGTTAAGTAAAGAGAACAGCTTGGGCAACGGGCAATTTCTTCCCCAAGTCTTAACTCCTCCTTGGTAATCTGAAACAAGTCCCCACATGAGCACGGATAGCTGAAAGCTTGAAGCCCTTCATTCCACTCCATGTCTTCGATTTCAACATCATCGTACGACATCTTTGTTCACTGATGATGATGTTCGATCGAGGGAACCGGAAAGAAAAAATGGATGCGGGTGATTTTTAGAccgtgtttggtatgcattcttggaatgcattgtAGGactgcattctaggtcgattttgcattctcgaatgataaaaacaactatttttatcatctgagaaagcaaaatcgacctaaaatgcattctaaACAGTGcctaaattttaaaaacaatcaAGCCCTATAGCTTATTATAAAGTAGGAATAATTCCATATGGAGATATTCTGTGGTCTTACTCGCATCAGGAATGTGGCAGCATTGAGAAACACACAAGCTATAATAAAGCTCAAGAGTCAAGATCATATAAAGAGATCATAAAAACCAAGTTTACATGgcattaagggtgttaaatggacCAGAATCGAAAACCAACCGGAACCGATCCAGATCAACaggaattggaattggaccacccaatagcttatcgAGACAGATCTGGTCCTTGTGATATACTATTGTTTTGGGCCGGTTTTGGTCCAAGTCTCCCAACGGTTCTGGAACCGATAGTCCATTAAGGACCCGGTGTCACCGAAACGGTTGGAACTGGATAATATATAAACAAATCGAATGGAACTTAgaaatttgaaaccctaaaagtcTTCAAACCTTTATCTATTAATAGTATTACATTGCTTGAGACTTATAAGTGGCGCTCTTTTGTTGCTTTTTAAGTCATCCAATATATgagttgagtttgaaatgaACTCTTAAAGTTGTCTCCTTGATTATATATGCATCAATGTCTTTATTTTGAGCTCTATAAGACTATCTATTTATGGTGAAGCTCCTCCCAAGAAAAACGCTCATTGTCCTTGTTTTGAGCTCAATAATATTTGGAAACGATTAGGAACCAGAACCCTAGCCATTAATTAATGGTTCTTAGTCTCAGATTTAGATCCAGTAAGATTATTAATCCGATTACGATCTTGATATCTTAGACCCGAAACCGTTAAAAATCCAGACTGATAGCCCataaccggaccaattgacacccccaGTGTTAATCCATCGATTCAATCCGGTTTCAATGGGCTGAACTTGTTTCAATCAATTATTTGGCTGAAACCAACCTATAAAGGAAGTTCTCAATTATTGGGTTACCATCAGTCGAGTCAAATATCTATTATACAATAAATGCTTTCTAACAATAAAGATGATCGCCCAGAGAAAAACTTTGTCGACAAAAGTACATCCCAATTCCCAATGCATTAAAGATCAAAACCATTTCCAATGCAAGAGGCAAGGGAGGAAGGGATTTTACTCTTTTACTCTTCTCCATTTCTGATCGGTTATGTCCTATTATTTGCACTCTGAGAGTCCGACAAGTGACGCTCCCAAATCCAACGGTCCacatttgaaattttcaaattaacTAAGAGTTAACTCTGGTTGATATAATCCAGAGACTAACCGGATTGGTAACCAAACCCACCCTTAAACCATCATTAACCCAAGTTCACACTCAACgccccatctctttctctctctcctattttttctcATTCACTCAACTCTAACGGAGTACTCTTACGATTTCTGCATTTTTCCGGCGGAGGCTATATCCCAAAGTAATTTCAACGGTTCAACCTCACCTCCTCTAACTAAAGActcacaaaaccctaatcctattGACGAACAGAAACTCTATAAATAAAGACGATCCATCTTCTTCCATATCTTCTCTGTTCTCAGCCTCCGCGGCTCTGCTTTGTTCTTCCCGGTTTTTCTTTCACTTCTggttgatttatttttttttgggttctctCGTTTCTGAGATCTTTAAtcatttgtttttcttccttctgATTAACCCCTCAGCATCAGCGTTTTTCCTCTCTGTTTTTGTGAATACCCAAATCTCCAATGAAATCCGAGCTTTTTCCTGACCTCTTATGCAATCAGAACTCAAGCTGAATGAAGCTACAAAAGTAGAGATTAGGGCTGGGAATTGGAATGGCAAGGCAATAGAATTTCAAGAAGGTGGTAGATACCAGCAGCAATAATGGAATTACAGGCCATTTTTAGGGCTTCAATTTGATTAGGAGAAAATTgcagaaaaagggaaaaatcgATGAGAAAAAAGAGATTATTTTTCAAGATGAAAGTGTGTGAAAAAGAATACAAAGAGTGGCACTCTGTGGAATGAAAAggattaaattatttttaacaaTGTCATGGATCTTTCAAGCTCATGCTACGAGTTCAATTCTCCTCATTGTACGAGACTTGATAATATGATTAATTGAAATCCAAACTgaaggaaaaattaaaaaaagaccAAACCATAGCACCATTAACTATATGTTGAGTGAGTGAGTATTCAGAATGAATAGGAGGATTTTATCCAACCATGAAAGCATCGGTAGCTTTAAGATCATCATCATTATACTCACTCGAGTAAAACTccggaaaaaaattaaaaataagaaaaataaaatacaaattcaACAGATGAGAAAAGCCATCAGAAAACATTGGATTATACATCAATATTGACACAGTAGTGTCTCAGATGACCGTCGTGAGAAATTAAATCCAATCAATCTAATCATCTGGTTTTCATTTTAATAGCAAATAAaacattgagagagagagagacatagaaACCAATCCATCTCCTAAAAAACTCTAGCAGAAGAGGCCCGGAGAAAGCTCGGATTTCGTAAGGTATTTGGGTATTCACAAAGCCCAGTTGATTTCTGTAGGGTCTGCACATTTGAAACCATGTGCAACAATCTTTCCAAATTACTcggtcttttttttcttaattggcTCTGGGTCGACTGTAACAATTATATCTAGTAAACCATTTATGTGTGGGATTTTCCTTTCGATTGTCAAGGGTTTATGGCAATCTGAATAACACATACGGTTCTGGGAATTTCCGATCCCAGTCAAATTGGATCTGAATCAGCTAGATCTGATTCTCTGTTTTAAAAAACTCAGTTTTTTTAAGGATCCTTGATGATGCTGGTTGATTACTGATTTTTAGGGTTATTTCAGCAACATaattagaatccatggaggtgAGGTTAAACCGTTAAAGTTACTTTGGGATATAGCCGTCGCCGTCGGAAAAATGTAGAAATCGTAAGAGTGCTCCATTAGAGTTGAGTGAACGAGGAAAAataagtgagagagagaaagatggggCGATTGAGTTTGAACAGGTTAACCACGATTTAAGGGTGGCTTTGATTACCAATCCTGGTTAGTCCCTAGGTTACACCAATTACGGTTAACTCTTAATTAATTTGAGGGTTTCAAATGTGGACCGTTGGATTTGAGAGTGCCACTTGTTGCACTCTTATAAGAAATATCCGatcagaaaatagagaaaagtaaaaggaagagaggagccATGAAACGCATTTACTCTCATCCATAGAAGAACTTCTTGAAATCCTCCATGTGTGCAGCCATCAAACGTACTGGAATAATGAACGATCCATCCTCATCATCAGGTCCTGGTATGATATAAGACCTCCCTTCAAACCCTAACGCCACGGGTCCCATGTAAATTGGCTTTCCCCACCCAAAATCCGCACCATAGATGGGCAACCCTAGCCAGCTAGTAATAGCCAGATTAGGGTTCCCAAGGAAGGGCCCTTGTGCACAGCCGACCGTATGGAACGCAGTCCTGAAAGGTCTCATATCTTCTTGCCCTCTCAAAAAATCAATGGCAGACTTAAAATACTCATCAGTCATCTTATCCACTGCCTCTCTTATCCTACTTGCAGCAAACCCTAATGGATTCCCCATCAGCTCACCCGCCAGGCTCGTCGCATTCGTCACAAAAACAGTGTTCCCAAAGAAATTATTTGGGAGTACTGGACGAAGCCTGTTCCGGCTATCAACGGCGATGCGCACATGTGTCTGCTGTTCACATTCGTGCCGATGGGCTTTCGATGCACACCTCCAAATATGTGCAGCTATGGATTCGAACCGAGTATAGGGCCGGCAGCCAGTCATGGTCGCAGCATTAGCTTTTATCTTGAGCGTCTCCACTTGATCTCTCGTCAACTTCAACATTACCACCGTagtttccttcttcctctcttcttcacCATCGGTCTGACCGATTAAAAGAGGTGGTGGATCGAACTCGGGGTGGTTGAACCGTGCGGTGGCCGGATATTCGCTCCTACGTAATACAGTTCGGTCTATGAATGGTAGTGGTGTGTCCACCAGGTTCTCTCCACGTGCGACCTTCGCCCACGTGTTTATGAATTGCAGTGCCGACTGGCCATCTACCACGGTGTGAGAAATGGCAACACCAACACTGCTTCCACCACAGCTGAATTGGGTGAGTTgcagaagaaggagagggatttGGTTGATGGGTTGGCTGTAATCGATGTGAGGGACGAGTTCTCTCATTTTTGGAGTTGGACTGAAGTCTCCAAAGTCGGAGATTTCCATGTCGGACTCTGCTTCAAAGAGTTGAACTCCCATGGAATTGCAATCGAGCTCGAGCCGGCCTCCTTCGATCCATTGAAGCCTACCGGCTAATGGATAGAACTGCACCAGAACTTTACTCAGAGAGTCTCTCATGGTGTCCATTGCAGAGGTTGTAATGATGGCTTTATCAGTTAGGGGGGCGTTGTAGAAGTAGACGGTTGGTGCATGGGTCAAGGCCTTACATTGGTCGACCTCTGGTAACCAGAGCTTACCAGCTGGAGTTGGCCCTGCCGGAGTGACTATGTAGGAACCCTTGAGCTTCACCATCTCTAAGCAGCTTCCTTTTGGTTTTCGAGTAATCCCCTTCGTTCAGACCTCACAAGCCTCGGCATCCTTCAATTTCTAGGAATTTATAGAAGCAAAGACACAAAGCATCACCAAATAAGTGAGACAGCAGAAGAGGGCAAGTGTCTATAGCTCATTTATCCTATACACCCATATACACATACTCGTCGACACAGATTTTTCTTCcgtataattataataataaatgtatcattttctatatataatgaCAAGGACTTTTCACGTGAAACAATAAAGTGGTACATGTTCACGTGAAAGGTGGATGACAACAATTAAGAGCCCATTTGGTAATGTTTCTCTTAAAtgtttcttgtgtttttctgtGATACGTCTGGTCTGTTTTTCCTGTTTTATAAACCCGTGGCTGTTTTCCTCCACCCTCCCCTTTCAATTTCTCTACTCTTCCTGTCCCAATCAACCCCCTCTAGTGGCTTCAACTCGCTTCTCTTGGTCTTTTCTCGACCCTTTAATTATTGTCTTCCAAAGATAAGTATCATGCTAATTATGTCGAAGACAAGAGTTACTATAAAGAGAAAGGACAGCTCAATCCACTTTTGAAGATCTGTTTACCCACCTTCTCACCCATCTGGAGACCACCCTGAAAGGGAAGAAAGTCTGTGTCCTTGACAAAAGATATTTCTCAGCTTTAATTCGAAAATAATAAGGCTCGAAATGCTGTCCTAGAAGCCTCACCTTGGTGGTGGTTGCAGAATTActtcttaaatttcttttttgccCCTCCTCCTTCAAGATACCGTAGAGAAGCCCAATTTTCTCCCCCATCTAGATCCAGTTACACTCAATTCTAGAAAGTTTCATCCTCACCCGTTGTGTGTTCGACTGCCCTGGAAATGAAACAGCCTTTAATAAGAAAACAACTGCAGAAAATATGCGCATCATGGAGCTTTTCCATGATAGCCCTGACGCCAAGATCCAAGGTATTCTAGTTACGTCTCTCCCTGCATCAATTCCGCCCCCATTTCTCCTCTGGAACACCCTAGCCATTGTAGACATCCAATTTTGCCCTCCGCCAAAAAGCAAAAGAATGCTCCATTTACAGTATCCAGCACTACGCGGTAAAGTTGACCACTTTTGCCCCTAAAGTTGGGCTCTAAAAGCCTTAAAGCCACCCAAAGAAAtataaggatgtaaatggataaccgaaatccgaatcgaATACGAATctgcatccgtattcgtttaggggcatctgtattcgtttagagatatctgaaaaataatccgaatactccgattaaaatccgtctgaaa harbors:
- the LOC122658301 gene encoding spermidine hydroxycinnamoyl transferase-like: MVKLKGSYIVTPAGPTPAGKLWLPEVDQCKALTHAPTVYFYNAPLTDKAIITTSAMDTMRDSLSKVLVQFYPLAGRLQWIEGGRLELDCNSMGVQLFEAESDMEISDFGDFSPTPKMRELVPHIDYSQPINQIPLLLLQLTQFSCGGSSVGVAISHTVVDGQSALQFINTWAKVARGENLVDTPLPFIDRTVLRRSEYPATARFNHPEFDPPPLLIGQTDGEEERKKETTVVMLKLTRDQVETLKIKANAATMTGCRPYTRFESIAAHIWRCASKAHRHECEQQTHVRIAVDSRNRLRPVLPNNFFGNTVFVTNATSLAGELMGNPLGFAASRIREAVDKMTDEYFKSAIDFLRGQEDMRPFRTAFHTVGCAQGPFLGNPNLAITSWLGLPIYGADFGWGKPIYMGPVALGFEGRSYIIPGPDDEDGSFIIPVRLMAAHMEDFKKFFYG